The following are from one region of the Parcubacteria group bacterium genome:
- a CDS encoding DUF2283 domain-containing protein translates to MNHANAQYYYDAEADVLYFSKGAPDADAITQETGDDMVMRIDPKSGKAVGFTILNFMKRAKDRAASVPLPFEMEFTPVAQTMAR, encoded by the coding sequence ATGAACCACGCAAACGCACAATACTACTACGACGCAGAAGCGGACGTGCTCTACTTTTCAAAGGGAGCGCCGGATGCGGACGCAATAACGCAGGAAACCGGAGATGACATGGTGATGCGGATAGACCCCAAGAGTGGCAAGGCCGTGGGGTTTACCATACTCAACTTTATGAAGCGCGCAAAGGATCGCGCCGCGAGCGTCCCCCTGCCGTTTGAGATGGAGTTCACTCCGGTAGCGCAAACAATGGCGCGCTAA
- a CDS encoding type II toxin-antitoxin system HicB family antitoxin, producing MNYKFTTIITQEGKWYVARCAELGVVSQGKNIEDAERNLKEAAELYLEDQPRLQVRHYLSQRAPLVTTLEVRHG from the coding sequence ATGAATTATAAATTTACGACAATTATTACACAAGAAGGTAAATGGTACGTTGCTCGGTGCGCGGAATTAGGGGTTGTGAGCCAAGGTAAAAACATTGAAGATGCCGAAAGGAACTTAAAAGAAGCGGCTGAGCTTTATTTAGAAGACCAGCCGAGATTACAGGTGCGCCATTATCTCTCGCAACGGGCGCCGCTTGTAACCACTCTTGAAGTTCGGCATGGCTAA
- a CDS encoding type II toxin-antitoxin system HicA family toxin, producing the protein MAKTFSGRQIINILCRHFDFYFVSQKGSHVKLRRCLGDKIITTVIPLHKELAFGTLKGILELGQVNERDFWNAV; encoded by the coding sequence ATGGCTAAGACTTTTTCAGGCCGCCAGATTATAAACATTCTCTGTCGGCATTTTGATTTTTACTTTGTTTCCCAAAAAGGCAGTCATGTTAAATTAAGGCGGTGCCTGGGCGACAAGATAATTACAACCGTCATCCCGTTGCATAAAGAATTGGCATTTGGTACCCTTAAGGGTATTCTTGAACTTGGCCAAGTGAATGAAAGAGACTTTTGGAATGCCGTGTGA